The following coding sequences are from one Zestosphaera sp. window:
- a CDS encoding FkbM family methyltransferase, which translates to MEYDVVESWDGFKWAVGRGRGHEHDVEVLSKGELSVLRALGSVASKDVVFCDVGAFVGYYTVRLAARVREVHSFEPNPVSRATLLRNVELNRLSNVKVYPYALGDRSEVRRLYLMAPGSTLLEGYGGWGCVDVEVKTLDEVLDWVDVVKVDVEGYEWNVVQGMMGLIRRCRPFIVVEHHDFRHYKINTYGLIKDLLKREGYRVVYLTEPHRFYWHGSRPVGVVKPLLVNHWVNHCLRNVMEGRDWYYGLPYDWWWGMSLVDFIYELPEHVEKEELWVKLLE; encoded by the coding sequence GTGGAGTACGATGTTGTTGAGAGTTGGGATGGGTTTAAGTGGGCTGTTGGTAGGGGTAGGGGGCATGAGCATGACGTTGAGGTTTTAAGTAAGGGTGAGCTTAGCGTTTTGAGGGCGTTGGGGAGCGTTGCCTCTAAGGATGTGGTTTTCTGTGATGTTGGTGCGTTTGTCGGCTACTATACGGTTAGGCTGGCTGCACGTGTAAGGGAGGTTCATAGTTTTGAGCCTAACCCGGTTTCGAGGGCTACGCTTCTTAGGAACGTTGAGCTTAACCGTTTATCCAATGTTAAGGTGTACCCGTACGCTTTGGGTGATAGGAGTGAGGTTAGAAGGCTGTATTTGATGGCTCCGGGTTCGACGCTGCTTGAGGGTTATGGGGGTTGGGGGTGTGTTGACGTTGAGGTTAAGACGTTGGATGAGGTGTTGGATTGGGTTGACGTTGTGAAGGTGGACGTTGAGGGGTACGAGTGGAACGTGGTTCAGGGTATGATGGGGCTTATACGTAGGTGTAGGCCGTTTATTGTGGTTGAGCACCACGATTTTAGGCATTATAAGATTAATACTTACGGTTTGATTAAGGACTTGTTGAAGCGTGAGGGGTATAGGGTGGTTTACTTGACTGAGCCTCATAGGTTTTACTGGCATGGTTCTAGGCCTGTTGGTGTGGTTAAGCCTTTACTGGTGAACCATTGGGTTAACCATTGTTTGAGAAACGTTATGGAGGGTAGGGATTGGTATTATGGTTTGCCGTATGATTGGTGGTGGGGTATGAGCCTTGTGGACTTCATATATGAGTTGCCGGAGCACGTTGAGAAGGAGGAACTATGGGTTAAACTGCTTGAGTAG